From Sphingomonas bisphenolicum, one genomic window encodes:
- a CDS encoding toll/interleukin-1 receptor domain-containing protein — protein MARIYVSYSRKDGDFMRALVDRLKQDGHEITVDDDVLTAGRDWRSTLDEGLKSADVFVTLLSHNTPSSAYTMMELGAARAFAGATGKPLVIPIAIDQVEVPLVLQDIQILFAPDRDVDNIAAEISKSISSQHGLSLAREVKAEVAATRIKQNAPQYIDEAIKAQEAIKNRNACAARGWYAAGFVALLSGIAVVLWTFVAHASVTGDWLSLARAVVVNVVVVGFLGACSRYAFSLGKSYTTEALKASDRIHAIMFGRFYLNAFPDRVTWTELKEVFANWNIDRSSAFSNLDVSQIDPQLISMITQVVTTAVKKKE, from the coding sequence ATGGCCAGAATTTACGTGTCGTACAGCCGCAAAGACGGCGACTTTATGCGAGCGCTAGTCGATCGCCTTAAGCAGGACGGTCACGAGATCACGGTTGACGATGACGTGCTGACCGCCGGTCGCGATTGGCGCTCAACATTGGACGAGGGACTGAAAAGCGCCGACGTTTTTGTGACGTTACTGTCTCATAATACACCCAGTTCAGCCTACACGATGATGGAACTGGGCGCCGCGCGAGCATTTGCTGGCGCTACCGGCAAACCACTGGTGATCCCAATCGCGATCGACCAAGTCGAAGTTCCGCTCGTACTCCAAGACATTCAGATCCTGTTTGCCCCCGATCGAGATGTCGATAATATTGCAGCTGAAATTTCGAAGAGCATATCGAGCCAGCATGGACTTTCGCTCGCGCGGGAGGTCAAAGCGGAAGTCGCGGCGACGCGTATCAAACAAAATGCCCCACAATATATTGATGAGGCCATCAAGGCGCAGGAAGCGATCAAAAACCGAAATGCGTGCGCGGCGCGCGGCTGGTACGCGGCCGGTTTCGTCGCCCTTTTATCAGGCATTGCCGTCGTATTGTGGACATTTGTCGCGCACGCATCGGTCACGGGTGACTGGCTCAGTTTGGCACGCGCTGTCGTCGTCAACGTCGTCGTAGTCGGCTTTCTCGGCGCCTGTTCACGATACGCGTTCTCCCTCGGAAAATCTTACACTACCGAAGCGCTGAAGGCATCCGACCGAATTCATGCCATCATGTTCGGTCGCTTCTATCTCAATGCTTTTCCAGATCGTGTGACTTGGACTGAACTAAAAGAGGTATTTGCAAACTGGAATATTGATCGATCATCAGCTTTTTCTAATCTAGACGTTTCCCAAATTGATCCACAATTAATCAGCATGATCACTCAGGTTGTTACTACTGCGGTTAAAAAGAAGGAGTAA
- a CDS encoding ImmA/IrrE family metallo-endopeptidase, producing the protein MRKDDNSLSHDERAFVEQRARMLLERADAWGVVPVPIDDLLSAARLKVAPTSLFDPRAIAAYAIAQGKKAADVVKRALGKILGILDAHEEVIHIDDTVMETRQRFLKLHETGHFELPHQRKIFRFFEDSNEELDPSIADKFEREANNFARYAIFNGSAYADRAADLPLAFSSVKKMQRGFNVSLYAGLREYARTHRHSCIAMAVEKPSLCPQNGWSAEIRRAETSFAFEQRFGRPQLANITKTHAFWPLVPFGKVTKPTIVQLTDLDGERHEFIGEALNTTYNILIFACPMALFKS; encoded by the coding sequence GTGCGCAAGGACGACAATTCGCTAAGCCACGATGAGCGGGCGTTTGTTGAACAAAGAGCTAGAATGCTACTAGAGCGGGCCGATGCTTGGGGCGTTGTGCCTGTCCCTATCGATGACTTGCTTAGCGCCGCCAGACTAAAGGTCGCACCGACCAGTCTCTTCGATCCGCGCGCGATTGCAGCTTATGCCATAGCTCAAGGAAAAAAGGCCGCTGATGTCGTCAAGCGGGCCTTGGGTAAAATCCTCGGCATTCTAGATGCTCATGAAGAGGTCATCCACATTGATGATACCGTCATGGAAACCAGGCAACGCTTTTTGAAGTTACACGAAACCGGCCATTTCGAATTACCCCACCAGCGCAAGATTTTCCGGTTCTTCGAGGATAGCAACGAGGAGCTAGATCCTTCAATTGCCGACAAGTTTGAACGGGAAGCAAACAACTTCGCGCGATATGCAATCTTCAACGGCAGCGCCTATGCTGATCGGGCAGCCGATCTCCCCCTGGCCTTCTCCTCCGTCAAGAAGATGCAGCGAGGCTTCAACGTATCCTTGTATGCCGGACTGCGTGAATACGCGCGTACTCATCGGCATAGTTGCATCGCAATGGCTGTGGAGAAGCCATCTTTGTGCCCCCAGAATGGTTGGAGCGCCGAGATCCGCCGCGCCGAGACGTCGTTCGCTTTCGAACAACGTTTTGGACGACCTCAGCTTGCAAATATAACGAAAACGCACGCATTCTGGCCTCTGGTGCCGTTTGGAAAGGTCACCAAGCCAACGATTGTCCAACTGACGGATCTCGATGGCGAGCGGCATGAATTCATCGGCGAAGCCTTGAATACGACGTACAACATCCTGATCTTTGCTTGTCCGATGGCGCTTTTTAAAAGCTGA
- a CDS encoding helix-turn-helix domain-containing protein, whose translation MRYVRTASILTVPDSKNQGLTLGGYLAAVRSDRGYSLRQVEEMTGKEVSNAYLSQLENDKVKQPSPNVLHALSESYSIDYIGLMERAGYLTPQQSAAAPKRHGRAATFAEIDLTSDEEAELLRFLKFMRSEKK comes from the coding sequence ATGCGTTATGTTCGAACAGCTTCCATATTAACCGTGCCCGACAGTAAAAATCAGGGGTTGACGCTCGGCGGTTACCTCGCGGCGGTCCGATCCGATCGCGGCTATTCGTTGCGGCAAGTTGAGGAAATGACTGGTAAGGAGGTCTCCAACGCCTATCTGAGCCAACTTGAGAACGACAAGGTGAAGCAACCTTCGCCAAACGTGCTGCACGCGCTGTCTGAATCTTATAGCATCGACTATATCGGCCTGATGGAGCGCGCAGGATATTTGACGCCGCAGCAATCAGCTGCGGCACCTAAACGCCATGGCCGAGCCGCTACCTTTGCCGAAATCGATTTGACTTCTGACGAGGAAGCTGAGCTTCTTCGCTTCCTCAAGTTTATGCGAAGCGAGAAAAAGTAG
- a CDS encoding toll/interleukin-1 receptor domain-containing protein, giving the protein MLYTPEEVRVLTPVRENVEKLAVSQPDLRDVFLCHAWDDRQGAAKDLHDLLEARGVRVWFSEKDIGLGVPLMRAIDKGLVNSRVGIVLVTPAMLRRLPAEGVADKELSALLRRERLVPVVHGTTYEELEQVSLLLASRAGLSTAEEPMAQVAAKIAELVAI; this is encoded by the coding sequence GTGTTGTATACGCCCGAAGAAGTGCGGGTGCTCACGCCGGTCCGAGAAAATGTTGAAAAGTTAGCGGTTTCGCAGCCCGACCTGCGAGACGTGTTTCTCTGCCACGCGTGGGATGACCGGCAGGGGGCTGCGAAGGATTTGCACGATCTGCTCGAAGCGCGCGGTGTTCGTGTCTGGTTCAGCGAAAAGGACATTGGCTTGGGCGTCCCGCTTATGCGGGCCATCGATAAGGGCTTGGTGAATTCCCGTGTCGGTATCGTGTTGGTGACTCCTGCGATGTTGCGCCGTCTACCAGCGGAAGGTGTTGCAGATAAGGAGCTCTCAGCGCTCCTGCGGCGGGAGCGGCTCGTACCGGTTGTGCACGGAACAACATATGAAGAGCTTGAGCAGGTTAGTTTGCTGCTAGCGTCGCGAGCAGGGTTGAGCACTGCTGAAGAACCGATGGCGCAAGTCGCAGCGAAGATCGCGGAGTTAGTAGCGATCTAG
- a CDS encoding TauD/TfdA family dioxygenase: MYVTISEEFIEKSADVPTLFRQIEEQGYAVLPGIATGRQTESVASDLGEPMAPWHDAVMQALTPRAASTPNTYSGIFGLGRFPFHTDLAHWSLPPRFLLLRCVRGYADVPTLLMDGHKIASAVGRDTMARALVKPRRRQHGELRMHRLLQAVDGGEVIRWDEVYLKPASPVGNQVSVRLQSLIDQSAPTPVAMIDDGDLLIIDNWRMLHARPAIAQNRRDRRLERVYLRSLK, translated from the coding sequence ATGTACGTAACAATTTCTGAAGAGTTTATAGAGAAATCCGCAGATGTGCCTACCCTGTTCCGGCAGATCGAGGAGCAGGGTTATGCAGTCCTTCCCGGCATTGCAACAGGCCGCCAGACCGAATCCGTTGCTAGCGATCTGGGCGAGCCGATGGCTCCATGGCATGACGCCGTGATGCAGGCGCTGACCCCTAGGGCAGCTTCGACGCCGAACACCTACAGCGGCATCTTTGGACTCGGTCGCTTCCCCTTTCATACCGATCTGGCGCACTGGAGCCTGCCGCCGCGGTTCCTGCTACTCCGGTGCGTTCGCGGATACGCCGACGTGCCCACGCTCCTGATGGACGGACACAAGATCGCGTCGGCCGTCGGACGCGATACAATGGCACGGGCACTGGTGAAGCCGCGCCGCCGGCAGCATGGAGAGCTGAGGATGCATCGCCTTCTACAGGCAGTCGACGGCGGCGAGGTCATCCGATGGGACGAGGTCTATCTAAAGCCGGCCAGCCCGGTGGGTAATCAGGTGTCTGTTCGGCTCCAGAGCCTCATCGACCAGTCGGCGCCGACTCCCGTCGCCATGATCGACGATGGAGATCTTCTGATAATCGATAACTGGCGCATGCTCCATGCTCGACCAGCGATAGCGCAGAACCGGCGGGATCGAAGGCTAGAGCGCGTCTATCTTCGGAGTCTAAAATGA
- a CDS encoding helix-turn-helix domain-containing protein, whose translation MKVVGKVFEPLPGGADAKNGHIGRSLREIRTLAGLTQAQVAERLNIGQSAVTRLENRKDIRVSTLRDYLGAMGAKLRIHAQFEDAAAMINSLREAHYRFEQVDENQLLLPIIGEDRLPPHRDVVFSIKPEYSQKIASGEKTVELRRRFPMSVPAGTTALIYETSPTRALSSIAEIGEVHKRSPLEIWEAFGNRACIARKDYDAYFDGADRAFAIELKRGRPLPRPLGLSELRDRFSFEPPQSFLYATPKMREALLYECAQIPD comes from the coding sequence ATGAAGGTTGTTGGCAAGGTATTCGAACCGCTCCCGGGCGGTGCCGACGCCAAAAATGGCCACATTGGCCGCAGCCTGCGTGAAATACGAACCTTAGCTGGGCTCACGCAAGCCCAGGTTGCTGAGCGTCTCAATATTGGCCAATCCGCCGTTACAAGGCTTGAAAATCGCAAGGACATTCGCGTGTCGACGCTGCGCGACTATCTCGGCGCGATGGGGGCGAAGCTGCGTATTCACGCCCAGTTCGAAGATGCCGCTGCGATGATCAACAGTCTGCGAGAAGCTCACTATCGCTTCGAACAGGTCGATGAGAACCAACTTCTACTGCCCATCATTGGCGAGGACCGGCTTCCGCCCCATCGGGACGTCGTCTTCAGTATCAAGCCGGAATATAGCCAAAAGATCGCCAGCGGCGAGAAGACGGTTGAATTGCGTCGCCGGTTCCCGATGTCGGTGCCGGCCGGGACGACCGCTCTGATCTATGAGACCAGCCCGACGCGTGCACTGTCAAGTATCGCTGAGATCGGCGAGGTCCACAAGCGGTCGCCGCTTGAGATCTGGGAGGCATTTGGGAATCGCGCCTGCATTGCCCGTAAAGACTATGACGCCTATTTTGATGGTGCCGATCGCGCTTTTGCCATCGAGTTGAAGCGCGGCCGGCCGCTGCCTCGTCCTCTGGGGTTGAGCGAACTTAGAGACCGATTTAGCTTCGAACCGCCGCAGTCCTTTCTCTACGCGACGCCTAAGATGCGAGAAGCCCTTCTGTATGAGTGCGCCCAGATTCCTGATTGA